The Oxyura jamaicensis isolate SHBP4307 breed ruddy duck chromosome 9, BPBGC_Ojam_1.0, whole genome shotgun sequence genome includes the window GCCTGATGCATATGTGGTTTATGTTAAAGTATCTCTCAAACATCATTAGACACATAACATTAAACAAAGCATTCAGCTAGTTATGTGCACTTGCTAGACATAACAAATGTTCTTCCCGCAGGACTTTACACCACCTGGGCAGTTGCAATGGTTCAAACTCTCCCAGTGTCTGTAATGAGATGTACCttgaggggagggggaaggaataGATAGAGTGGAGGTGAAATTTCTTACCCAAGttgtgaaaatgcaaatttttactCTGAAACAAGATGTCCATCCATGACGACAGGGCAAAAACTGCCACTAGTAGGAGGTTCATAGGATAAACACGTCAAGTGTACAAAGGAACACTCCCCAAAGCAATATTTCAACATGGAAACTTACTTAGAAATCTTCTCAAGTTTTTCCTCCCATCTCTCTTTGGCAATCCACAGCAAGTCACCATTAGTCACTATAAGTATTAACCAACTTAATTGAGATTTGTTTGACCTATATATCATTTCCTTTTCGTTACTTAACTggtgaagaagaaagcaagcaaagacTAAAACAAGTTAAAAGTGCACTGAACTCAACTGTAGACAAAAAAATAGTGATGGCAAAGTTACAAGGTCCAGCCATCAAGCAGAGATCCTCCcgggaggtgttttttttttttttttttttgggggggggggggggggggctgggatTTGCATATTGCACACGTTCATGAATGACTGAAGTGTCCTCCAAATTCTAAAAGGTGAAGCTTAATAGATGCTATTATTCTCTCCCTGAACTCCTAAAAgtatgatttcttcttttttacaACATTGAACAATTATTGAACGATTAtcaaactgaagtaaaaatgaGGTTTTGCATTTCTATCAAAAATAAGGGAGAGTTATCACAACCCTCTATAGGCACAGACTACATGCTTAATAAACTTTTTTGGACCCAAGTCATGCCATGGACCTTGGCTCATTGGTCGTCTGGAGCTCACAGCTTCACAAGAGTGATCTGTGGTTGGCACTGATAGGAAAATAGGCAATAACTATTAAAGCATTtagtattttatgaaaatgattttctcatTAAGTGTAACATGTAGTTCATATCAAAGAAGTATTGAGCAAAATTCTCTTATTAGCCACAGAAGGATGTTTCTCTCAaccacgtttttttttttttttcagaagcaaagagCTCAAAGCCAACTTGGGAACCGCACTGACAATCTTAACGTGATGGTGAAAGATAGCTTTGCAGTTACAACAAAAATTCAACCATCTTCTCTCACTGGGAGCGTTTATCCTGCCTCATCCATGAATACCATTAAACCAATGTTTTTCCTTGAAACACTAATGGCTTCCAGCCACTGGAAGAGCTGAGGCATACTGTGTGCGGGGCAGAGGAAAAAGAGCACAGCACACCCACCAACAGCCACCGCTTATATAAAGGTCAGCTTCAGACATACAGTAACCACTATGTAAAATAAAGGCCCAGAGAATCCCACTGACAAGGAAGTAGTTCTCATCCTCCACTGATCTGGAAGGAAAgtgtaaggaaaacaaaaggaactACTTGAGCCATAACTCACACTTCTGTAAGCCTTTCTACCCTACTGTAACATTCACTGAAGACAAGAGGTAGCCTTTCTCCAAATTCCAGTAGGCTTTAGGTCACACTAGTTTTGGATTTTGGTTCTTTAAGTGTTTCAAGATAGTAATTTGTTATTAGTACAACTGCAACAGAAATTAATGTGCTGTTAGGGCCTTATAGAAAGGTAGTGAACAtacataaaagtttttttttttttttttttcccccctcaagCCTGGAAGCTTTATCATCTATTaaacttgcttttattattCAAAAGTAGTTTTGAACCATAAAAACTAAGGCTGAAAGTGTTAAAATTGAACTTTCCAACATTTTCAAGCCTACAAATCAGAAGGGGAAGATACCTCAAAGTTCACATAGAGCATCAGCCTGAACAATTGATTTTGCAGCAGAACAGTCTCAGCAGATATCTTCACAAGCTAGaacatttttcagctctgttctGTGGCTCCTCTGGACTGTACCGCTTTTCACCCCTCagctgagagctgcagcagacCAGAACATGCTTTGTGCCATAAAGTAAGCTACTGTGCTGAGTAAACAAGAAAGTAAAAGGGGGATGTTGACCAACTAACAAACCCAGTCCTCAGACAACGTGAGATGCTGTTACTGGGAAACCTCAAAGTCTGATGTGCTTTCTCAAAAGATGGGGAGCAAACCAGAGAGCCACAGTGCAGGTCACCGCAACATAAGCGAGAGTGCCGTACATCCCTGTAAGGTCTCAGCAGTGATCCCACAATGACACCCACTGTTATTCGGGTGCTGCTTTCCCAGCCTCTCGTATACAGGGAGGTGTTGACCGGACACCTGCATTTAATTCAACAATGAAAAtgcaacaagaaagaaaatataaccaGTGACTTATTTTCCAGAACGCTAAAGATATTAAAGTTAACTTTCCCTggccaataaaaataaatcaataggATAAAGCCTCCTGACCCAGCACAGTATGTGAAAGGGAACTAAAGCATGGCTCTGCAAGCAAAGGTCAACCAACTCATCACAAAACCTCCACACGCTCCAGGCTACATTGCTAGCACATTCTAGCAAGAGCTCCAGGCCTTCATTATGCAAACATCTCAGTGTGCAACCACTAAAATGGTGCCCgtgagaaggaaaatgaaccTCCCAATGACCCAGAACAACGATGCTCTCCGTTCCAGATACTGCACCACTACCACCAGCCACTGCCGTGTGGTGTAAACAGACGTGCTCTGTGGTGACATGTGAACACGAAGCATGACTGCTCCAGTGCCGTCTTTATTAAGCATTTAGAACAGACAAAGGAAGGGCATTAGCCTCTTAAGTAGCAGTGCAGTGAAAAACAATGTCACATCATTCCTTTTAGTAAGGAACTGCTCTACATTTAGACCAAAGTACCTGAAATGTTGGCTTGATTGAACATATTTTCTAACTTACTCCTTGGGGCAAGTACTTTCTAGCTAAATAAAAGTTTCACTCAGTACTTTCTAGCTGAATATTCTAAACTGGACTTCGCATAAGCATTTAAATGTCTCAAATGAAAAGCATTCAAGACCAGCATGTGACATCTTCCCCCAGCAAGACACTtcagcagctcagctgagagGTGAGTCATGGAAACCCTCACCTGTGCACAGTGGGGCTCGTACCCAGATCGTGAACAGCAGCTCATTGCCCAGACAGGTACTGAGTGTACAAGAACAGGTGATCTGTGTTCATAAATCAAAAAGTGAACTTGCCCTGTAAATACTCCTGGGTCTGAGGAAACCGACCAAGAGGCAGCTTAATCTTCATAACTGACACCGTGGCCTTTCTGTGCATGGATGCTATTTGACCACCATGGATGCTATTTccttttttgagaaaaatttCTAGTATTGGTTCTCCAAAAGGTGTAAGCCTTCAGTTTGATGTGCAAGGTATGTTCTTCACTGCTAGGCAGGTGTCAAGAAACTGGTGTGACCTGGGAGCTGGACGTTTGTGCCTAAGCCAGCATTCAACCAGAAAGTCAGAGAGACAGACCTGGCAGCCCCCCCTTGAGAGATGTACCTCTCTCAGCCGAGGTGAGGCTCTCAAGCCTCGATGCAGCCCTGTGAAGCACCACAGATAGCAGTGCCAGGATCAAGCccaaagagcaggagaaagccCAGGAGAGCGATAGTTTTGCAGCCTTGTtcactttctgccttttcttccccttcccttcccagcatTCTCCCATCTCCTTGATGCATTTACAGCTCACGTTGTATAAACTCTAAGATATGCTGCTGCTACAAAACTTTTTCTCTAGACCTTCATGTCTTCCCTTTCCCAAGGAAAGGTAATTTGGATGCCAGCTATAAATATATCCCCCAGCCCACCCGCCTAAGCAGAACACTTGCTTCCAACCAGACTACGTTCAAACTCAGCATAAAGAGCACGGTCCCCTTCAAACCCAGCGATcaagctctgcagcaggcagcttcTGACATAGCGCCTACGTTGACCAACTACTTACACACAGCCATTGCATTTTAACTGTCTTCCATTTGGCATTCAGGTATGAATCACCGAAGAAGGGTGACTCTTAAATACAAAGGACATGGACTATggagtgcttaaaaaaaaaaaaaaaaagctaatagaGGATAAATGAggatctgaaagcagaaaaaaaacattaactggAAGACACTGAAATCATTCTCTCATTATTACACtacaggaaaaacagcttttttttgtttgtttccagaaattTGAGTTCGATTCTTACCTCAGTTAAGTCAATACAAACCCAGAGTAACACTATGCACTTCAACAGTTTCTCTGCATTTTAGCAAGAGTCCCTGAGAACAAAATCAAACGCAGGTATACAGTCTCAAATGAGCTGTCATTTCCTATTGCTATAGATTCAATTAACTGTGCAGAGAATTAGAGCAAGATAGCTCTGGAGTAAGTGCCAGAGAGTGTCTGATGGCTGGGAAAGTGCCAAAAGGAATTATCGCATCCTTTTCACACATCAGTTTCACATACGTTTGCTAAAGCTCAtccacagcacacagcagtggCCCAAGAGGAATTAGATGGATTTATGGTTCATGAATTTATGGTTGATAAAGACAGTATACAGAGATCCCTTTGGTAACATCACTAATCCCAAAACTTTGAGTGTTGAGAAGGCAAAAACGTTGCTAAAACGTGGCCAGGCTGAAACCACAGCTAAAGGCATACTACTGGCCTATAGGaaaattcttgtatttttcttattgaTGCATATTTCTCCCATTCTAAAGTTACTGCTAAGCTGCCTTGATCACTTTGCTATTGTACTGGCCACGTTCCTAAGAAATTATCATATCCCTCATTCCAGACCTGTATGTTGGAAGCAGGGAGGTGGGGATGAGATCTGAGTTCCTAGGTACATACTTTCTGTTCCCATCCGTGCACTCCACATTGCCCTCTTCACTGTTTTGTATCCCACAGAACTTCCACAGCTGACTGTAGGATCATCTCCATCTGCAGTAGGGCCGGAGACCTTTTCCTAAGCAAAAGATGTGAGAAGTCTGCTAATAACCAAGagcaaaacagaagcagagcattttaattttaaagctgaCAGAATGTCACAAAACAAGGTATTTAGTGAGAAAACATTTAAGCTTTATAACACTGGCATTTGCTCTCCCTTGTTTATGTCATTACTCAGGCATCGGGTACTGTTGCATCCTTAATAGGGAGCAGTTTCCCAAGCCATGTACCCTGCCAAATAGATCCAAAAAATCTTTGGAACAGGATTAGCTCTATTGCTCTTGTGCCAGTCAAGCATCAAGCCATGGTGTCAGTCTTGATTTACTGCTGCCTTTGGGCAGCAGGCTTGTCTGGCTGTTCCTTTAAGGGTGCTGAAAGTGAGCCAGCTGGAAATGCTTTCAAAGGAGGTGTCATTAGAACAAGTTGAAATACCAGAAGAACAGGAAaggcacaaaaaataaatacagtccAGTAGCTGCAATACAGAGAGGACAGCCAGAAGGGACTGGAGATACTACAAGAGGACATTACCCATGGAAGTGGGAAAGGAGGAGCTCAAGCAGACAAGGTATGGTTACATACGAGCTTCAGAAATCCTGAAGCACcaggggaaagagggaggagggaagagagcagTCCAGTGGGGAACTGGGGGCTAGGTGATGCTGTGTGGGAGTGAGTGGCTCTGGCACTAAGTAAGAATTGATGGAGCatgcagtgaaaacaaacatttttccgCAGAGGGGCACCAAGGCATCCCACCATCTCTccaaaagagggaagaaaaacctagttaataaaagaaaaaaaatgatgctaaGGGGTGAATGAAGGGGGAAAATTTGGCTGCCTTCCACTTCAGCACCAAGGTACAGATCTCACTGTTAAATGTTTGTGGTTATAAGTGCAGAAAGTGACAACGATAGTGGtggccagcagagctgagctagggcagagcagagcccttTGATACAGCAGTGCTGGGGTGCAAGGTGAGCACACAGCCCGCTGCAGGTAGGTTACTGCCCTCCTCCTGGCTCcccaagggcagagcaggctgcccctGCACACCCTCAGCCCACTGCACCTCTTGGCTCAGCTGCTCCACTCAGGTGGGAAACTTCATCTCAAATATCTGCCAGTCTAGCACAGGTGCCTCCACCAGTAAATCTCCAGAAAAGAGCTGCATGTCTAACCCCAAGTAGCGCACGTGCTGGGAATGGAGGGATGCACTTACCAGGGTGCACCTGAAGCTTTCTGTACACAGTTTGAAACAGATTACTGCAGCTggtggcacagccctgccaccaAGGGCCAGTGCCAGGGGCACAGCACCCAGTGCTCTCAGAGCCCCTGGGCATGTAGTAGCCCCCAGCCTCCCTAGAAATCTGTTCATGTCCCACTTGCATCCCAAGACATGGGATATTTTGAAAGGGTCCCTGAAACCTGCCACTCTGACTGCACACAGCCTGCCCGCTGTAGAGTGAGCACAGCAAGACCCAGAAGAGACAGGAGCAGAGAATCTAATCTGGCAAGGGAAAAATGCAACCTGGTTAAGTCACGGAGCTAATACAGACCTCTGATGGAGATTGAAGTGCTAGAGATGCCCTTTACCACCTTCTTAGCACCTGTCTCAGAGCCTCTCAGTAGCACAGTAAGTGTTCGTATGGCATTCGGGTGCTATAAGGCATTCATGATTATCATGTGAAAGGATAGTGAGAGGATGTTTTGGTGACTAAGCAAGAAGGATCCTAGGCAGGGCCAAAACTAGTCCTTGCCAACTCCCTATTTGCAGCAGAAGCTATTGCAACaacagggaaagaaggaggggCAGAAATGCCTTTCCTTGAGCGCTCTGAATGTGTCCcagacacatttttcctttgctaagGTCATCTTGCCCTCTAGTGGTTCACACTGCAGAGTTGACATACagctaaattaatttctgctgtAAATCCTGTAATGTCAGTAGTTTCAGAAGTTATagcatgaaatgaaataattcaagtTCCTTTTGATCTGAACCTTTTCTTCGTGTATCATTAGCAAAAGGTGTTCACAGCATGAACTTCTAAAAGATGCAGAACACTTGCTACCTCATACTGGATATATCACACCCCAGGCAACTGCACCCTAATAGAAGCCTCCACCCAGCCAGTCGGGAGTGATGCAGTCAACAGCTACATGAATGCTTTTTTTGGGGTAGATTTTAACTCATCTTTAAAAAAGTTGAGGAAAAACACTGCCCccaaaaatactattttaaaattaaaacaataaggTGCCTGAAAAGAGTTCCCAGGAAGTAGATGAGCATCTGCAgagcaacagcaacagcagctggcaaCAGGAACAGTCCAGAGGGCTCCAGAAGATAAACCCTGTGAGTTTAGATTCCTGATATTGCCTACACCAACACGACTATGGAGTATAACCTACACTGTTCCCTCTGCGTACCACCCATCATATCCATTTTGATTTCTCTTGGGCTCTCTCCAGAAGACTTGCACCAAGATTTAATTTATTCCATAAGTCTCAGCTAGAGAAAAGAGCCCAAATatctgcttcatttcatttcattttaatgtgaaCTATTATTTTAGTAAccacaaatgttttttatagACTGACTATAGAAGGCCTACGTCCAAACTGGACTTCTGATGAATCTGAAGCAATTAAttccagctgaggatctggcttGACATCCTTTCTGTATCTATTAGTGACTCTCATTCGCTAGGCTCTAGCTCTCCATAACAGAAAAGCCACACACATCTAGGAGgccaaggagaaaaacagtgattGTGATCTAGATGCTTGTTAATCAACATGGAGCTTGGGGGGCATCTCAGTGCTCAGcaatctgcagaaaaaataaaaaataaaaacgcCTTCCTAGGTGAAGGAAGGCTTCCCCAGTGCAGAATGAATGAGGGTGTAATTTGTCTCCCATTCAAAGATCTTCCAAATCAGTCTTCACATCCTGTCTACAAGGAGATAAACAGCAGATGTATGTACAGAAAACTTTTCacttaaactgaagaaaaatgcttcacaGTTGCCAACCTCTAAAGAACACTCCTTAGCATTAGAAACCACAAAATAGAAGTTATAATTGCAAAATATCTTTGTGCTTGCATGGGCAGCGTCATCTTTCTAACAGACTTCCTCCCCAGTTTTGCTGCACGAATCATGGGCTGCTGGAAGCAAGAGGAAACCAACACCTGGATTTTCCCCACCCTGGTCCTCTGCCTCTATGGATTCTTCTACATGATGAAGCCATCAGAACCTTTTCTAACCCCTTATCTGACAGGACCAGATAAAAATCTGACAATAGACGAGGTACGGTTTTATGCTACCTTTTCTTCTACATGAAGCActaaaaatcaaaagtaaaattttaaacaaagcctttaaagaaagacaaaggcaaggagaaaaaaaaaaaaaaagctaaactgCAACCAGCTTGGGAAGGTTACAATTTGCTGCAGGTGGCATAAGTAAAAGACCCAAAATATATAACATggtttctaaaatttaaaattcagtagCATGTTCAACACACTCACAGTGCTTCAGACCAGCATGGTTGTGTACATTATGAATTCTTCCCTTCTGTAAAGCCATTTAAAATCAATGAGCACATTTTCCCAATGACGAATTACACAGATTTCTCCTCTTGTAGGTTACCAACCAGATTTTCCCCGTTTGGACATACTCCTACCTCGCACTCCTGCTCCCCGTCTTCCTGATTACAGACTACGTGCGCTACAAgcccgtcctcctcctccagggcATCAGCTACATCGTCACGTGGCTCTTGCTCCTCTTCGCTCACGGCGTGGTGGCCATGCAGGTGATGGAATTCTTCTACGGGATGGTGACAGCCACCGAGGTTGCCTATTACGCCTACATCTACAGCGTCGTTAGCACCGATCACTATCAGAGAGTGACGAGCTATTGCAGGAGTATCACCCTGGTTGCGGCCACGCTTGCTGCAGCGCTGGGACAGCTGCTGGTTTCCTTGGCAGACGTATCCTACTTTCACCTCAACGCCATTACCCTCGCTTCTGTGTCCCTGGCATTCCTGtgttcctttctcctcccaATGCCCCAAAAGAGCATGTTCTTCCACCAAAAAGCTGCCTCTGAAACTCTCCCACACCCACAAGCAGCCGTGGCTACGCTCGGCTCCAACGGGCCGCCGAGCTGCCAGCAGGACAAGGACTGCGCAGCTGCTGGCACGGGACCAGCACCACAACAGCAGGCTGAACAGCCCAAGCCCCAGAACCACATGCTCAGAgtactgctgcagctgagcagggacTTGAGGGATTGCTACAGCTCTAGGAAGCTGCTTTACTGGTCCCTGTGGTGGGCTTTGGCTACGGCAGGCTTCAATCAGGTTGTGAATtacatccaagtgctgtggGATTCCAGAGCCCCCTCTCACAGCTCCGCAGTGTACAACGGAGCTGTTGAAGCAATAGCAACTTTCCTGAGTAAGTTCATGTCTAAGCATCAATCACAAAGGTAGCCTCTGAAGTTTTACTTTAGAACAGTTTTGCAGTTCCTTTCCATTGCAGATGCCCCAAGGAAACAGTATACGCATTGTGCATTCGAGATCCAGTTCTTTGATGAACAAAACAGTTCAAACACGAGCTATGCTATTTTCTGTATGACTGGGGCACCAGACTCCATCCTGCCAGCATGCAGAAGTGTACATGTCACACAGACCTTCCATCCAGCTCCTTGAGCCATTCAGAGGCACCCATGTTTCTTTTGcaaggttttgcattttttatctTGCCTCCCATCCCCCCAGCAGGCATCACAACAGTTCCCATAGCAATAGTATCAGCTTACAAAGATGagtttttccataaatattttatacaggAACTTAAACTTCTCATTAAGATCTTTCTCTATTAAAATGCTCTTGCATAGCAGGAAGCAAAGAATTTCAGCAATTCCAGGATACGGGGATTTACAGGAAAACATGCTTACTGAACTCACCATGTTACTGATGTTAACCATACTCTTTTGCAGTGGGAGCAGATGCCTGCTTCATATAAGCAAAGATACCCAAAGGCAAATCGAGTGTACCACCCTTACTTGGCAGTATTCCACACTCTCATTGTGCTGCTGTGGAGGACTTGCACAAGACACTGGGGCGTGATCCACCAGGGAAAATAAGTATGTCTATGTTGCATCTGGCCATTCAAGTTACCGTTCctgttttctaaatatctgttaAAAGTTACTCTGGTCTGGAGGTAGACAGCTAATACAGGCCAAGTGACTGATGCATTAGAAGGAACTCCTACAGTGCCTGTTCCATGATGAATTCCTTTCTCCTGGAACCACCTAGTTCTCAGTGTAGAGGTTTTAGAGGTTTTTAAGTTGTACAAGACACCTAAGATGGATACTCTGATGGCTTACTTTCAAAACAGATGCCTTTGTAGCagaccaaccaaccaaaaatattGCTTATCCTTTCATTCTCTTGAGTACATTCACTTGATACTTCACAAAAGTCATCCCTCCCCTTCCcgcacccttttttttttgacagcttaGACCCTTTATGAACCGCACAGTAACCCAAAAGGTAACTGGCTGACTATACAACCAAGCTAGTAAGCAACAAAAGCTGGAAGAATTTGGAAGAATTGTTCCTTGTGAGCTTGCTGGGTACTACACCGATAAACAATCTTTTCACAAGAGTTTATCCAAGAAGTGGAGTAAAATACTATAAGACGAGTTGCAGATAATTTATGCTGTTGTCTAAAAATGACCAGTAATCTGCACAGTTTCTGAACCTGTCCGCTTCATTATTCAGTGTTGCCTTTTGGTACGTGAGGGTGGCACTTGGTGATGCAGGCTATAGAACAGATGcaacattaactttttttcctccctctctagGCTCGGTAACGTCTTTCATGGTGGCATATGTGAAAGTGAACTGGGACCTTTTTGGAGAACTGGCATTAGGGATCTTCTCCACAATAGACGCTGGTTCCCTCTTCCTCATGCACTTTACTACCAACATCTGGTCATGTTACGCTGGCTACCTCATTTTCAAGGCAAGCTATATGCTCCTTATAACAATAGCAACGTAAGTATAAACCCTTACAGTACTACCATTACGTGCGTAATATTAACCCTACTTTAAGCATACTTTGCGCATCCCTCTTTTTACTCAAGAGAGGGATGATCTAACACTAGACATAACTGTTGAGGTAAAGACAAGGTAACTTAAATGCCCACTTATGTTGTTTTCATCCTTCTCAACAGCTGTAAGTTATCAAAAGAACACCGA containing:
- the LOC118171383 gene encoding thiamine transporter 2-like; the protein is MEVGKEELKQTSFAARIMGCWKQEETNTWIFPTLVLCLYGFFYMMKPSEPFLTPYLTGPDKNLTIDEVTNQIFPVWTYSYLALLLPVFLITDYVRYKPVLLLQGISYIVTWLLLLFAHGVVAMQVMEFFYGMVTATEVAYYAYIYSVVSTDHYQRVTSYCRSITLVAATLAAALGQLLVSLADVSYFHLNAITLASVSLAFLCSFLLPMPQKSMFFHQKAASETLPHPQAAVATLGSNGPPSCQQDKDCAAAGTGPAPQQQAEQPKPQNHMLRVLLQLSRDLRDCYSSRKLLYWSLWWALATAGFNQVVNYIQVLWDSRAPSHSSAVYNGAVEAIATFLSSVTSFMVAYVKVNWDLFGELALGIFSTIDAGSLFLMHFTTNIWSCYAGYLIFKASYMLLITIATFQIAVNLSMERYALMFGLNNFIALVIQTILTVVVVDSKGLGLDIVTQFLIYGSYFAVIAGIFLIRSICMLLSSKCRRKIARSWKEPLNLTEQEPKEQTMTGYTTRL